From the genome of Methanofollis sp. UBA420:
GTCTCTCGATAGACTTCGGGACGACCCTCGATGGAAGGATCACCTCTGACGTCGACGCCGCGGCCGAGAACCCCTTTGCCCAGACTATCGGAAACTTCTGCGGCCTTGCAGGGGCGATCCCCGACTCCATCGTCAGGGGGACCGGCCAGGTCGAGGGGAGGACAGGCACGGCCCTCGACATGTTTGGCGACAAAAGTGTCATCGAGGGGCTGTCGCGGATCGGGAGGAGTGCGGCAACCGTCGAGGACTATGTGGAACAGGCACACCGTCACATCGACATCAGGATCGTCCCGTCCGACCGCGACCGTTTCGGCCGGGTGCCGGTCAGCGCGAAGGTCGCCCATGACTCGGGAGTCGCCCTGATCGGGTGCGATGTCGGGGTGAACGGGAGCGAAACCGGAGCACTCAATACGATTGGTGCAGAGATCTATGAGAAGTACGGCAAAGGACTGCTCGTCGATGTGATCGACCACGTCTGCGCCAGAATGGCCCTCAGACTCATCGATGTCGCGGTCGAACACACCATGGTCCCGGAAAACGCCTCCATCGGTTTCACCGGACGGGCGGCGATATCAGGGAGAAAACCGCAGTATATCCTTGACGGTATCACCGACCGCGGCCTCTTCAAAGACCCGCAAAATCATGTGGTCTTTGTGGACGACGGGCTTGCACGCGGCGCCGCCCTGATGGGGCGGTGCATGAACTCCCTCGGCAAACCGAAGAACCCCCTGGGCGGCGTGAGAGGCGGACCGTGCATCATGGGCAGGCGTATCAAAATAGGAAAGTGAGGCAATCCAATGGCAGAAGAAGAACTCTATGATCTGGTCATCCCGCCGGGCGTCCCGAGAAGCGTGATCCGGGACATCATCGGCAAGTACGACGTCGAACTGGTCGACAGCCCGCAAAGGCTCTCCTTTGCAAACATGGACGGCGACATGAGAAACCTCCTCGCCTTCCGCGGCAAACTGGACGTCATCCAGAAAGCGGAAAAGGACATGGTCACACAGGTCAAGGATTTCATCGGCTCAGACTAATTCTTTTTTTTTGCAGGTAAGGGGTGCGGGGCTCGAATATCTGCAGCCCACGGTGCATCATAGATCTGCTTTAACGAGAAAATCAGGCTCTGGAGAAACTCTCTGAGTG
Proteins encoded in this window:
- a CDS encoding methanogenesis marker 14 protein, producing MCARFLDRFFKPKPYIVESIPPPSISHGAGMVVPEYKTKPYFIVASVEMGNTTTKCILTGTDLDTGMTYVINKTVKMSRDVRPPKAGEDVFGATLDGTELTRESVTELVRDTLIECHKEAGLSIKDDLDFVVRSTGVVAAMDSPDQVGDFVIALANGCLAAGVPPKKMTPPMSKENLTKKLQHYSFADKVVFVGAVAGVIPPVGSSGVEMVANEMEGELAMAGIKEGAKSTSVDFRNPCLSIDFGTTLDGRITSDVDAAAENPFAQTIGNFCGLAGAIPDSIVRGTGQVEGRTGTALDMFGDKSVIEGLSRIGRSAATVEDYVEQAHRHIDIRIVPSDRDRFGRVPVSAKVAHDSGVALIGCDVGVNGSETGALNTIGAEIYEKYGKGLLVDVIDHVCARMALRLIDVAVEHTMVPENASIGFTGRAAISGRKPQYILDGITDRGLFKDPQNHVVFVDDGLARGAALMGRCMNSLGKPKNPLGGVRGGPCIMGRRIKIGK